The Anomaloglossus baeobatrachus isolate aAnoBae1 unplaced genomic scaffold, aAnoBae1.hap1 Scaffold_58, whole genome shotgun sequence nucleotide sequence TCACACACACTGTAGCTTACAACACAACAGGGAAAGCGGCAGAGTccagagagcaagagagaaaaGCAAGACAGAAGCAAAGCGTTAAGAAGTGGACCGCAGCGAATCACCGCAACTTATGTACAGACTACATGTATGGCCCTGAAGACCCCCCACCACCAGCTGCCGTCACCCCCCACCCTACACCCACAAGACATCAGAGCAGAAGTGACAGAAGACAACAGTGAGCAGGACGGTCCATCAGAGAAGCAAACATGGGGGGAGACAGCGGCTCAGTGCCCCCCACCACATGAACATCAGTCACCGACAGGACCCCCACGACAGGCAGCCGGGACCCCACGACAGGCAGCCGGGACCCCACGACAGGCAGCCGGGACCCCACGACAGGAAGGCAGGCAGGACCCCACGACACACAGCCAGGAACGACACGCAGCCGGGACCCCACGACACGCAGCCGGGACCCCACGACACGCAGCCGGGACCCCACGACACGCAGCCGGGACCCCACGACACGCAGCCGGGACCCCACGACAGGCAGCCGGGACCCCACGACAGGCAGCCGGGCCCCCACGACAGGCAGCCGGGCCTTCACGACAGGCAGCCAGGACCCCACGACACGCAAACAGGACCCCACAACACGCAGCCTGGACCCCCAACACAGGCAGCCAGGACCCCACGACAGGCAGCCAGGACCCCACAACACGCAAACAGGACCCCACGACACGCAGCCAGGACCCCACGACAGGCAGCCAGGACCCCACGACAGGCAGCCAGGACCCCACGACAGGCAGCCAGGACCCCACGACAGGCAGCCAGGACCCCACGACAGGCAGCCAGGACCCCACGACAGGCAGCCAGGACCCCACGACATGCAAACAGGACCCCACGACATGCAAACAGGACCCCACGACAGGCAGCCAGAACACAACTGTGAAGGTTGATGCACAAGTCACTTTATTGTTCAGACAGGGTGTTATCCTCAGGCGCCACCAAATCCACCACCAGGGTGGTGTGTGAAGTCTCCTGATAACAGAGAACACTAGCCTATACACCATCACGCTGCAGGATCCCACTCATGTCAAAGTTGAAGAATCACAGCACAGAATACTGAAGACACACGGTCATAGAGCCTGTTGTACATGACTGGCCCCCGCTCACCAGGGCACAGGTATCACCCCCCTCACTGCCAGGACCTGGGTACAATCCCGCTCCCAGACTCAGGTATCCGTCCGGCACTTATTTATACCTGGAGGAGTAATATTCCTCTTCGAGTTCATACAGGTCAATAGCGATCTCATCCCGCAGCGAGATTAGCTTCCGGTCACACTCATCCTGCAGAGCGCGGAGCTGCTGACTGCGCTGATTAATGGCCTCGTTCACAGAGGGGAAGTCGTTCAGGATCAGATACTGCTTCAGATCGGACACCAGCCGCATCAGGGACTCTCCAGCCCGGACCTGGAACACACCAGCAGTCATCGTTATATACAGTGAGATTGCCGTGGGATAATGGAGACGTCACTGATCTGCAAATGATGGAACGTGGAAACACGTgatcaagtctggagacgctgcagccacaggagaagaGAACATAGCCGCACCCAGCGAGCCCAGaaacgctgcagccacaggagacaagaagAGAGCTGCACACAGCGAGCCCAGaaacgctgcagccacaggagacaagaagagagctgcacacagggagcccagaaacgctgcagccacaggagacaagaacAGAGCTGCACACAGCGAGCCCAGaaacgctgcagccacaggagacgagAACAGAGCAACGTGCGGCGAGCCCGGggacgctgcagccacaggagacgagAACAGAGCAGCGCGTGGCGAGCCCGgggatgctgcagccacaggagacaagaacAGAGCAACGCGCGGCGAGCCCGGggacgctgcagccacaggagacgagAACAGAGCAGCGTGCGGCGAGCCCGgggatgctgcagccacaggagacaagaacAGAGCAACGCGCGGCGAGCCCGgggatgctgcagccacaggagacaagaacAGAGCAGCGTGCGGCGagcccggagatgctgcagccacaggagacgagAACAGAGCAGCGTTGTGGCGagcctggagatgctgcagccacagagaCGAGAACAGAGCCACGCGCGGCGagcccagagacgctgcagccacaggagacaagaacAGAGCAGTGTGCGGTGAGCCCGTagacgctgcagccacaggagacgagAACAGAGCAGTGTGCGGTGAGCCGTagacgctgcagccacaggagacgagAACAGAGCAGTGTGCGGTGAGCCCGTAGACGCTGCAGGCACAGGAGACGAGAACAGAGCAGCACACAGCGagcctggagacgctgcagccacaggagatgaGAACAGAGCCGAGCACAGCGAGCCAGAAACGCTGCAGTCACAGGAGACAAGAAGAGAGCTGCACACAGGGAGCCCAGaaacgctgcagccacaggagacaagaagAGAGCTGCACACAGCGAGCCCAGaaacgctgcagccacaggagacaagaacagagctgcacacagggagcccagaaacgctgcagccacaggagacgagAACAGAGCAACGTGCGGCGAGCCCGGggacgctgcagccacaggagacgagAACAGAGCAGCGCGTGGAGAGCCCGGggacgctgcagccacaggagacgagAACAGAGCAGCGCGTGGTGAGCCCGGggacgctgcagccacaggag carries:
- the LOC142284808 gene encoding mediator of RNA polymerase II transcription subunit 22-like isoform X2 — encoded protein: MTAGVFQVRAGESLMRLVSDLKQYLILNDFPSVNEAINQRSQQLRALQDECDRKLISLRDEIAIDLYELEEEYYSSSVCEPGALPLCEAYWIPDSSPQDPCTPVMSENGALPSQGHASPHVNGHGVSMSEHS
- the LOC142284808 gene encoding mediator of RNA polymerase II transcription subunit 22-like isoform X1 translates to MTAGVFQVRAGESLMRLVSDLKQYLILNDFPSVNEAINQRSQQLRALQDECDRKLISLRDEIAIDLYELEEEYYSSSYSVCEPGALPLCEAYWIPDSSPQDPCTPVMSENGALPSQGHASPHVNGHGVSMSEHS